A single region of the Dunckerocampus dactyliophorus isolate RoL2022-P2 chromosome 3, RoL_Ddac_1.1, whole genome shotgun sequence genome encodes:
- the baz2ba gene encoding bromodomain adjacent to zinc finger domain protein 2B isoform X11, with amino-acid sequence MESGERLASPAPTLSAARTSSPVASSSSSSSSSSPAPHSKSSLAPSPSALGSTLSTSGRLFGAAGEQPFIGSTLSSAFPLVNHPAFGALYTAGVGRPEFGGLGSLGMSAALAAHPQLGALSEWWRAAEAHGRGAAAFLPSFIGFPPFFTPHIQPNHSASPVQIRMPGKNNQASPKGVNGAVNGSGICPPTTQQGSFLASNTPAQTSTSLTKKAELSSSPCKNSPPKIVEKPTPKTERRQRKKTAEASGVSNSETGTSSDSSSDGSLSSDLEDLAEDDEEDDEDEDEEDDKKSEFSDSEKRIKKKSKVLVPNTGKTDRPLSGVPIVEHQDSKNNHIQTVPSNPPTLIPMARSVSPPVLSPTSPLALHSSRLRPDGQPQQQHFSVIQSTGLALAANSKPLALLTQPHRESSPSSSPIALTTSPKALSNSSSPKPPRLFPSSSPQHLPLSLSSSPKPVSVPSPPRSAFPLSTSPKHFALTSSVTSPQKSSLKPPQYAAAGTAKANRRKLLEDSLAQINEFRLKQTLMSQGQTFPSELRKQGPNKSPKGKSLSSSPLPPAPPPPPQNNHSNLFLSSALLGLPEPNHPNGVIQSTTQDAPLALITKPRKDSASQGKSPQCNSDGGSMPVNLSTGASRTQTSAQAGLPSQPPTTSPHAASYGSRKSKTPKCKAQTPGLAQGQGQTGHLASWKGFSQNHLVQSLVDLFRGGESGIGIPGVSIPGVGIPGVGIPGTCNPAAGLPANKESDDSGDDDDDDEDDLEEEDEDEEDSDDSLSESDSNSDSDISGKKVKESKQLSSVSSKKEMTPRRLTKSPELLNTSTDHTATSCSPLNLQVIKTPTIVTSSSALAYHSSPGSSSYTLASPLGLGKRKRVMDEKDLMTPLELGWRRETRIKNVAGRPQGEVAYYAPCGKKLRQYPDVMKGLQWSLLNEEEVIPRILAMEGRRGRPPNSERQLAGEGAKVNRRRKGRPPNVGDPLPLVPEGPSPSEVKLLRKLEAQEIARQAAQMKLMRKLEKQALARAAKEARKQQAIMAAEERRKQKEQIKILKQQEKIKRIQQIRMEKELRAQQILEAKRKKKEEAANAKILEAEKRIKEKELRRQQAEILKHQELERHRLDMERERRRQHVMLMKAVEARKKAEERERLRQEKRDEKRLNKERKLEQRRLELEIARELKKPNEDMCLSDHKALPEFSRIPGLILPGRAVSDCLMLMQFLRGFGKVLGLDLNMDVPTLGMLQEGLLNVGDSMGQVQDLLVKLLCLAVCDPGLPPGQKTKTMLGDHLTNVGINRDNVSEVLQMYMGAHCANTDLAPLALSLKTKAFQAHTPAQKASILGFLANELACSKAVISEIDKNLDQMANMRKDKIIMEGKLKKLRTIYAKRTGKREASVGVEENQSIGTPSSAAKPKRKLGGDSDDDDEDDEDSDDPADDDEDEDEEDIKKVKKMETYDEDEVDHATSVEELEKQIEKLAKQHHQTRRKLFEISHSLRSMMYGQDRYRRRYWVLPHCGGVFIEAMESGEAPEELEEERQRRRRAAAEVMVKEEPLEFDLQKEKSTLLSGCSQGLAQQKDDKKDSPTQFYQQQGYVSNLCSDNLRETVKAEDQGSPHAGQNCNLMGTPLATTIVMSSSPSHNTSEPAVAKTAVIINNDTSNIPGPTSTSLSVRCLPALHESPENTPSASSPAPSPQLTLQANDQLLRVLTERSGHWFSLLPRAPCDLSSLTTTPPGALHATPQASSTPNKPKSPPPSPALPLTPSAASASASPHHPAGLLTYPLSALQVKSGGSLLGVSLGSWPSGMVCPSLPLCSSPSPMPGHSLEGNTAASVSSKSDSPLPRIEKSSSMPSPAVEIPKSLDHPMPRPIPEDMLTGWWRVSDIEELRALVGALHSRGIREKVLQRQMQKYMEIIPQVCTKHKDVAMIELRELEESQVSVESVRGWCVEEQAMEMDIAILQQVEELERKVTAASLQVKGWTHPDPQSEREDLVYYEHKPPTKSGSASAHVGDRDCKDHPEERGEKGGVMRHLDNPLDIAVTRLANLERNIERSGEEEVAHGMKVWRKGLSEVRSAAQLAMCIQQLQRSIAWERSIMKVYCQMCRKGDNEDLLLLCDGCDKGCHTYCHKPKITSIPEGDWYCPACISKASGPTPKSKKPPNKPVASSGGTGKKSADAKKNGKQAGNGEVSEDDSASASSTPKKSSKDNSRKRKTEECSPVVPTSNQESPVCVKRAKTARDNNRDLGLCRVLLAELERHQDAWPFLTPVNLKSVPGYKKVIKKPMDFSTIREKLVSSQYQNLETFIIDVNLVFDNCEKFNEDNSDIGRAGHNMRKFFEKRWTELLKQTN; translated from the exons ATGGAGTCTGGAGAACGGCTGGCCTCCCCTGCGCCCACCCTGTCTGCTGCTCGCACCTCCTCCCCTGTggcctcttcctcctcatcctcctcttcgtcATCTCCTGCTCCCCACTCAAAGAGCAGCCTGGCCCCGAGCCCCTCGGCACTCGGATCCACTCTTAGCACCTCTG GCCGTCTGTTTGGAGCAGCAGGAGAGCAGCCCTTTATTGGCTCCACATTGTCAAGTGCCTTTCCTCTGGTGAACCACCCAGCCTTTGGAGCCCTCTACACTGCTGGAGTGGGCAGGCCGGAGTTTGGCGGCCTTGGCTCTCTTGGCATGTCAGCTGCTCTGGCTGCCCACCCCCAGCTAGGAGCCCTCTCTG AGTGGTGGCGAGCTGCTGAAGCTCATGGACGAGGAGCTGCAGCCTTTCTTCCTTCCTTTATAGGTTTCCCGCCATTTTTCACCCCCCACATTCAGCCAAACCATAGCGCTAGTCCTGTTCAGATAAGAATGCCTGGCAAGAACAACCAAGCATCACCTAAAG GTGTGAATGGGGCAGTAAATGGCAGTGGAATATGTCCTCCCACAACACAGCAGGGGAGCTTTTTGGCAAGTAATACCCCTGCACAGACATCAACCAGTCTAACCAAAAAAGCAGAGCTTTCCAGTAGTCCCTGTAAGAATAGCCCACCtaagattgtggaaaaacccACCCCAAAAACCGAGAGG AGACAACGCAAGAAGACAGCAGAGGCTTCTGGTGTGAGTAATAGTGAAACAGGCACATCTTCGGACAGCTCAAGCGATGGCTCCCTTAGCAGTGATCTGGAGGACCTTGCAGAGGAtgatgaagaagatgatgaagatgaggatgaggaagacGACAAAAAGAGTGAATTTTCAGACTCTGAGAAAcgaataaaaaagaaatcaaag GTTCTGGTACCAAACACTGGAAAGACTGACAGACCACTCTCTGGGGTCCCTATAGTAGAGCACCAGGACAGCAAAAATAATCACATACAGACAGTCCCCTCCAATCCCCCAACCCTCATTCCCATGGCCCGCTCGGTGtctccccctgtcctgtccccGACCTCACCTCTGGCTTTGCACAGCTCCAGGTTAAGACCAGACGGGCAGCCACAGCAACAACACTTCAGTGTGATCCAGTCCACTGGCCTAGCGCTAGCTGCTAACTCAAAGCCTCTGGCTCTCCTCACTCAGCCCCACAGGGAGTCTTCACCGTCTTCCTCTCCCATTGCCCTCACCACCTCTCCAAAGGCGCTCTCCAACTCTTCCTCTCCCAAACCTCCCAGACTGTTTCCTTCCTCCTCCCCTCAGCACCTGCCCctctccctctcctcctcccccaAGCCTGTTTCGGTGCCCTCCCCCCCACGCTCAGCCTTCCCGCTGTCTACCTCCCCAAAACATTTCGCATTGACCTCATCTGTAACAAGCCCCCAGAAGTCCTCACTGAAGCCACCTCAGTACGCTGCTGCTGGCACTGCCAAAGCCAACAGGAGGAAACTGCTGGAGGACTCGCTTGCGCAGATCAATGAGTTCAGGCTGAAACAG ACTCTCATGTCCCAAGGGCAGACGTTCCCATCTGAGCTTAGGAAGCAGGGGCCAAACAAGTCTCCCAAAGGGAAGTCTCTGTCTTCTTCACCATTGCCACCCGCTCCACCTCCTCCACCCCAGAACAATCACTCCAACCTCTTCCTCTCGAGTGCCCTGCTGGGGCTTCCTGAACCTAATCACCCCAATGGAGTCATCCAAAGCACCACTCAGGACGCACCTTTGGCCCTCATCACCAAACCTCGCAAAGACTCTGCCTCTCAAGGCAAATCCCCTCAGTGCAACTCTGATGGTGGATCAATGCCTGTCAATCTTAGCACAGGGGCAAGTAGGACCCAAACAAGCGCCCAGGCTGGACTTCCGTCACAGCCGCCTACTACCTCACCTCATGCCGCCAGTTATGGATCTAGAAAGAGCAAGACCCCAAAGTGTAAGGCACAGACTCCAGGACTGGCACAAGGACAGGGGCAAACAGGGCATTTAGCAAGCTGGAAAGGCTTCTCCCAAAACCATCTGGTACAGTCTTTAGTAGATTTGTTTCGTGGAGGAGAGTCTGGGATCGGGATCCCAGGAGTTAGCATCCCTGGTGTTGGGATTCCTGGGGTCGGGATACCTGGGACTTGTAACCCTGCAGCTGGTCTCCCTGCTAACAAGGAATCTGATGACTcaggagatgatgatgatgatgatgaggatgaccttgaagaggaggatgaggatgaggaggattcTGATGATAGCTTGTCAG AATCAGACAGCAACTCAGACAGTGACATCTCTGGAAAGAAAGTGAAGGAGTCCAAGCAGCTGTCATCTGTGTCATCAAAAAAGGAGATGACTCCCCGTAGGCTAACCAAAAGCCCAGAACTACTGAACACCTCAACCGATCACACAGCCACCAGCTGCTCCCCTCTCAATCTTCAGGTCATCAAGACGCCCACTATTGTCACCAGCTCCAGTGCCTTGGCCTATCACAGCTCTCCTGGCTCCTCCTCGTACACCCTAGCCTCTCCCTTAG GTTTAGGAAAGAGGAAGCGGGTGATGGATGAGAAGGATTTGATGACACCTCTGGAGTTGGG GTGGCGGAGAGAGACTAGAATCAAAAACGTGGCAGGTCGACCTCAAGGGGAGGTAGCCTACTACGCCCCTTGTGGGAAGAAACTGAGACAGTACCCAGATGTGATGAAG GGTTTGCAGTGGAGCCTATTGAATGAAGAGGAAGTAATTCCTCGTATTTTGGCAATGGAAGGTCGGAGGGGTCGTCCCCCCAACTCAGAGCGTCAGTTAGCGGGCGAAGGTGCCAAAGTTAACCGACGGAGGAAAGGACGACCCCCTAATGTCGGTGATCCATTGCCATTGGTGCCAGAAGGTCCCAGTCCCAGTGAGGTCAAACTCCTGCGGAAACTAGAGGCTCAAG AAATAGCCCGACAGGCAGCCCAGATGAAACTCATgagaaaactagaaaagcagGCATTGGCACGTGCTGCCAAAGAAGCTCGGAAACAGCAAG CTATCATGGCAGCAGAAGAGAGAAGAAAGCAAAAAGAGCAGATCAAGATTCTCAAGCAGCAG gaaaAAATCAAGCGTATTCAGCAGATTCGGATGGAGAAAGAACTCAGGGCACAGCAAATTTTGGAG GCAAAGCGGAAAAAGAAGGAAGAAGCCGCCAATGCCAAAATATTGGAAGCTGAAAAGCGGATAAAG GAGAAAGAGTTGAGGAGACAGCAAGCGGAGATCTTGAAGCACCAG GAGTTGGAGAGGCATAGACTAGATATG GAGAGAGAAAGAAGGAGGCAGCATGTAATGCTGATGAAGGCTGTTGAAGCTCGCAAAAAAGCAGAG GAACGTGAGCGCTTGCGGCAGGAAAAAAGGGATGAGAAACGGTTGAACAAAGAGCGTAAACTTGAGCAACGGAGGCTGGAGTTGGAGATAGCAAGGGAGCTGAAAAAGCCAAATGAAGACATGTGTCTGTCTGATCATAAG GCTCTCCCTGAGTTCTCCCGAATTCCTGGGCTCATTCTTCCTGGACGCGCAGTGTCTGACTGCTTGATGCTTATGCAGTTCCTGCGAGGCTTTGGGAAGGTTTTGGGGCTGGACTTGAATATGGATGTCCCAACACTGGGTATGCTACAGGAGGGATTGCTCAATGTCGGCGACAGCATGGGCCAGGTCCAAGATCTTCTTGTCAAACTACTTTGTCTGGCAGTCTGTGACCCCGGTTTGCCCCCTGGACAGAAG ACAAAGACCATGCTGGGGGACCACTTGACCAATGTTGGCATCAACAGGGATAATGTGTCTGAGGTGCTACAGATGTACATGGGGGCCCATTGTGCCAATACTGATCTGGCCCCTCTGGCCCTCAGTCTGAAGACCAAGGCCTTCCAGGCACACACTCCTGCCCAGAAGGCCTCCATCCTGGGATTCCTAGCTAACGAACTGGCTTGCAGCAAAGCCGTTATCAG TGAAATTGATAAGAACCTGGATCAGATGGCAAACATGAGAAAAGATAAGATTATTATGGAGGGTAAACTTAAGAA GTTGAGGACTATTTATGCCAAACGCACTGGAAAGAGGGAGGCCAGTGTGGGTGTAGAAGAGAACCAGTCTATTGGTACTCCGTCATCTGCTGCGAAACCCAAGAGGAAACTTGGTGGCGACAGCGATGATGACGATGAAGACGACGAGGACAGTGACGATCCGGccgatgatgatgaggatgaggatgaggaagatATTAAGAAGGTTAAAAAAATGGAGACATATGATGAG GATGAAGTTGACCATGCCACCAGTGTGGAGGAGCTGGAAAAGCAGATAGAGAAGTTAGCTAAG CAACATCATCAGACTAGAAGAAAGCTGTTTGAAATATCACATTCCCTGCGCTCCATGATGTACGGCCAAGATCGTTACCGACGTAGATACTGGGTACTTCCCCACTGTGGAGGGGTCTTTATTGAAGCCATGGAGAGTGGAGAAG CTCCAGAGGAACTGGAGGAGGAGCGACAGAGAAGGAGGAGAGCGGCAGCAGAAGTCATGGTCAAAGAAGAACCTTTGGAGTTTGACCTCCAGAAAGAGAAATCCACCTTACTCTCTGGCTGCTCACAAGGCTTGGCGCAACAGAAGGATGACAAGAAGGACTCTCCAACTCAGTTCTACCAACAACAAGGCTATGTTTCTAACCTTTGTTCAGATAATCTCAGAGAAACGGTGAAGGCAGAGGACCAGGGGAGCCCTCATGCTGGACAAAATTGCAACCTCATGGGTACTCCTCTTGCCACAACTATCGTAATGTCATCCTCCCCCTCTCACAATACCTCTGAACCAGCAGTAGCAAAAACTGCTGTGATTATCAATAATGACACTTCTAATATCCCTGGTCCAACTTCAACGTCTTTATCTGTCCGGTGCCTGCCCGCCCTGCATGAAAGCCCAGAGAACACTCCTTCGGCCTCATCCCCCGCTCCTTCTCCACAGCTCACTCTCCAGGCCAATGACCAGCTGCTTCGAGTCCTGACAGAGAGGAGCGGACACTGGTTCAGTCTGCTTCCTCGTGCCCCCTGTGACCTCTCTTCCCTCACTACAACCCCCCCTGGAGCACTGCATGCCACTCCCCAGGCGTCCTCCACACCCAACAAACCCAAATCTCCTCCTCCATCACCTGCCCTTCCTCTCACCCCTTCTGCAGCATCAGCCTCTGCCAGCCCACACCACCCAGCTGGCCTCCTCACGTACCCGCTCTCAGCTCTGCAG GTAAAGTCAGGTGGTTCATTGCTAGGAGTGTCTTTGGGCAGCTGGCCCAGTGGCATGGTATGTCCCAGCCTGCCGCTGTGCAGCAGCCCCAGTCCCATGCCAGGTCACTCTTTGGAGGGCAATACTGCAGCAAGTGTGTCCAGTAAGAGTGACTCGCCTCTACCTCGCATTGAGAAAAGTTCATCCATGCCATCTCCTGCCGTGGAGATTCCAAAATCTCTGGACCACCCCATGCCTCGCCCCATCCCAGAGG ACATGCTGACAGGTTGGTGGCGTGTGTCTGACATAGAAGAGCTGCGGGCCTTGGTCGGTGCACTCCACAGTCGAGGCATCAGGGAGAAAGTCCTCCAGAGGCAGATGCAGAAATACATGGAGATCATTCCCCAGGTCTGCACTAAACACAAGGATG TGGCCATGATTGAACTGCGAGAGCTGGAGGAGAGCCAGGTCAGTGTGGAGTCTGTGCGAGGCTGGTGTGTGGAGGAGCAGGCCATGGAGATGGACATCGCAATTTTGCAGCAGGTTGAGGAACTAGAGAGGAAGGTGACTGCTGCCAGCTTACAAGTTAAG GGCTGGACACATCCTGATCCTCAGTCTGAGAGGGAAGACCTGGTGTATTACGAGCACAAGCCCCCCACAAAATCAGGGTCAGCATCTGCTCACGTGGGAGACAGGGACTGCAAGGATCACCCAGAGGAGCGGGGGGAGAAGGGCGGGGTGATGCGTCACCTGGACAACCCATTGGACATAGCAGTGACACGTCTGGCTAATCTGGAGCGCAACATCGAGAGAAG TGGTGAAGAGGAGGTCGCCCATGGTATGAAGGTGTGGAGGAAGGGCCTGAGTGAAGTACGCAGTGCCGCCCAGCTCGCTATGTGTATCCAGCAGCTACAGAGGTCCATCGCTTGGGAACGCTCCATCATGAAAGTG TACTGTCAGATGTGCAGGAAAGGGGACAATGAGGACCTCCTGCTACTATGTGACGGCTGTGACAAAGGCTGCCACACTTACTGTCACAAACCCAAAATCACCAGCATCCCAGAGGGAGACTGGTACTGCCCAGCTTGCATATCCAAG gcaAGTGGTCCAACTCCCAAAAGCAAAAAGCCTCCAAACAAACCAGTAGCATCCAGCGGGGGAACTGGTAAGAAAAGCGCCGATGCAAAAAAGAATGGGAAGCAGGCAGGTAACGGAGAAGTGTCTGAAGACGACTCGGCCAGTGCCAGCAGTACACCCAAGAAAAGTTCAAAAGACAACAGCCGCAAGAGAAAAACAGAGGAATGCTCACCTGTTGTGCCAACGTCCAACCAAGAGAGCCCCGTGTGTGTTAAAAGGGCCAAGACTGCTCGAGACAACAACAGAGACTTAGGTTTATGCAG GGTTCTCCTTGCTGAGTTGGAGCGACATCAGGATGCCTGGCCTTTCCTCACACCTGTTAACCTAAAATCAGTCCCTGGTTACAAGAAGGTCATCAAAAAACCGATGGATTTCTCCACCATACGTGAGAAGCTTGTGAGCAGCCA GTATCAAAACCTGGAGACTTTCATCATTGATGTCAATTTAGTGTTTGACAACTGTGAAAAGTTTAACGAGGACAATTCCGACATTGGTCGAGCTGGTCATAACATGAGGAAGTTCTTTGAGAAACGCTGGACTGAGCTTCTAAAACAAACCAATTAA